The Montipora foliosa isolate CH-2021 chromosome 1, ASM3666993v2, whole genome shotgun sequence genome has a window encoding:
- the LOC137980335 gene encoding neuropeptide Y receptor type 2-like, producing the protein MNLADGSTSNLTSNGIPDEGLEIAHYKETLWFEIFRLTFQVFLAFVGVAGNIIVCFVISSQVHMRTITNYFIRNLAVADIGVLLLAFPLAVINEQAPDHWPLGKFTCLYVLPLCDVFVGVSVWSITLIAFDRYRAIVRGALPNRGSTVFKSARRMVACVWLLSFLVISLPLYLVMEFTDHKPAYDEVECFPKWPNNEEGYKMKQSYTIGLTIFWYVLPLGIIAATFCSISQKLRASSKFNKLIRKECSDGGEQKIRKRVRERQNIKAKKLLIPVVVVFAVTMLPLNVFRLAVLYWEEIYEHKYIWVYYNTCVLCVVANSSANFFIYSLVSEEFRQSFKRFFLRNMGAPSSQGGTERTVRSPLSPMDLKTLSSHPSKKRSGGDDQNVNNNQNKL; encoded by the coding sequence ATGAATCTAGCAGATGGGAGCACTTCTAATTTGACCAGCAATGGTATTCCAGACGaagggcttgaaattgcccaCTACAAAGAAACCCTATGGTTCGAAATCTTTCGCTTGACCTTTCAAGTCTTCCTGGCTTTTGTTGGCGTAGCAGGCAACATCATTGTGTGCTTCGTGATCAGCTCTCAAGTTCACATGCGCACAATTACCAACTACTTCATAAGAAACCTGGCTGTGGCAGACATCGGAGTTCTTCTTCTAGCTTTCCCGTTAGCAGTAATCAACGAGCAAGCCCCGGATCACTGGCCTCTAGGGAAGTTTACCTGTCTGTATGTATTGCCCCTGTGCGATGTCTTTGTCGGCGTTTCCGTGTGGTCAATCACCTTGATAGCTTTCGATCGCTATAGAGCCATAGTGCGGGGAGCCCTTCCGAATCGTGGGTCCACTGTGTTCAAGTCTGCGCGCCGGATGGTAGCCTGTGTTTGgttgttgtcttttttggtcATATCTTTGCCGTTGTATCTTGTTATGGAGTTTACTGATCACAAACCCGCTTACGACGAGGTCGAATGTTTCCCAAAGTGGCCAAACAACGAGGAAGGGTACAAAATGAAACAGTCTTACACGATCGGCTTAACCATATTCTGGTACGTTCTTCCGCTTGGTATCATTGCGGCTACGTTCTGTAGCATTTCACAGAAGCTCCGCGCCAGTAGCAAGTTCAACAAGTTAATCAGAAAAGAATGTAGCGACGGTGGCGAGCAAAAGATTCGAAAAAGGGTTCGCGAGCGACAAAACATCAAAGCCAAAAAGCTCTTAATTCCAGTCGTTGTAGTTTTTGCTGTGACGATGTTGCCACTCAATGTTTTCCGCCTCGCAGTCTTGTATTGGGAAGAAATCTACGAGCACAAATATATTTGGGTATATTACAACACCTGCGTGTTATGTGTCGTTGCCAACTCATCGGCAAACTTTTTCATTTATTCTTTGGTAAGTGAGGAGTTTCGCCAAAGTTTCAAACGCTTTTTTTTACGAAATATGGGTGCGCCGAGTTCTCAAGGTGGTACTGAAAGAACCGTCCGTAGTCCACTAAGTCCAATGGATTTAAAAACTTTGAGTTCCCATCCTTCTAAAAAAAGAAGTGGAGGAGACGATCAGAATGTAAATAATAATCAAAACAAATTGTGA